CATCAGATATTCCATAGCTATCAATAATCTGATTACACAGGAACGAAGCCCTGTAGTCGCTTTTTGTTGCTCCCTTATAATGCTTCTCCCTGATCTTATCGATCTTGTCATCAAAATCTGTTGCCATCTGCATGTTTACTTTCATTATGGAACCTCCTTGTTTTTATAAGTTCAAATATTCTTTATCATATCGATTGTATTTTAAGTCATAATCATGTATACTGTCAAGCATAAATACGCTTTTTATCATTAATATTTTTAATAATATTTTTTATCCCTTGATACCAACAAGTGCCAGATGCAACAAACTAGTTGCACCTGGCACTGATAATAAAGCTCTATAAACTCATAATTTGTAATAAAAGTGTGATTATAATCACATTATTATATATAATAATGTGATTCATAGGATGATGCGCCCACTTTCTCTACCTTGCCGCCATAAATTCCTTTACCGCATTCAACCCGCACACATCTTCTATCGTTCCGTAACTTGCAGGGATATAGCTTATATTAATGTTACTTATCGACCCCTTTGTATTTCCAGAGTAGGCATCACTTGTCTCGCATACATCCAACGCAACGGCATAGTCTGCGAACTGCCATCCAACACAATATTCATATGCTGTGACTTTGTCACTTCCGTATTTTTCCGGATGTCTCATCTCGTCTATGAACTCCTTTGCATCATAACTGCCACCGTACATGGTTGAATTATCTTGGTCGCAGAACCAGCCAATATAATTTGGTGTTCCAAACTCCTCATACAGCTTGTCAAGGAGTAAATATTCACCATCCGTATCCGGGTTATCATTACATAAAGTGTTATACTCTTCTTCGGTGAGTCCGAGTGTGTCATAATATACTTTTGATGGTCCCATCATCCAGTTTCCGTCTGTCACTGCCTGCTTGATAGTCAACTCGTTTTCGCTGTCTTCATCGCCCAATACCAGATCTGGAAGGTAGAGCATATTCTCACCGGTTTTATCATAGACGATAAAACTAAAATTGTTGCTGCTCTCCGTATATGTATCTATGAGTGATGACAAGGTATTTATGCCTTCTATGCCTACTCCATCCAGAGGATAATCCATAAGATCATCTATCTTTATCGGAAGCGTCAGCTTGTCCGCAAATAATGTTGCTCCGGTTGGGGCATCGAGAACATCCTTGTCTGTCATATCATACCTGAGCACCCCGGCTCCCATGCTGTCATCTGCAACACTGCCTGTGTCATTTGCATCCTTATCACTGTCGTCATTTACATCTGCAGCGTCCTGAGAATATCCAGTTTTTCCAGAATCCCCTGTATTTTTATCTGCATCGGAACCGCCTCCGCAGCCTGCAAGCATTGCCGCTATGGTTATTCCCATAGCTCCACATAAAAAGCCTTTCTTCATTTTTCCTCTCACATCATTTGTCATTATTTTTTTCATTTTCTTTAACTCCTTATTTTGAATATTATTTGAGCTTAACTATCATTATGTATTTATATTTATTCTTTTATATCACTTGCTACCGGTCTTTTCCTTTACATTCTCCTGTGTGATCTTAACCATGTCGAACTGTCCACTATATATATTGGTATAGTCGTCTATAGATATGCTTCTGTATGCCGTTTCGCCGTGTTCCGCTACATATATATCATATGTGGTAACCCCTCCATAACTCTCAGTATAATCGCACACATCTACGCTCACCGCAAATGGCTCTCCACCTTCGACTATCTCCTTATTCCCGACCGCATTGTCCTCCTTATCTAATCCCGCATCTATCATAGACGATGTTATATAGCCTGTTGTTCCCGCCATGAGACGCAGAGGAGTATCGTATGCTATGTTATCACCTTTGACCGACACACCCAGATCGTGATCCGTCTTATTTTCCACATAGAAATTCATCCATGCGCTATAATAATTTTTATCCGCTATCTCATCATACACATTCGTCCCTAGATATGTCACTTTAACCTGATCATTGTCAGTGACGACCTGTTCGCCATCAACATGAAAATTCCTCGTATAATTGACCGACTCTGTCTCGCCTTTTCCGCTCAGATCCACGTCAACCATGACACTGTCAACTGCCCTGAACGGTCCCGCATTTCCTGTTGTATCTTCCAGGGTGCAGAATAGTATCTTAGACGTGACCGTCGGCTTTCTTCCTAAGTCAAAAAATGTAACGCCGTCAGAATCCACAATATAAAACTTACTTGTAGAATTTGGCTGAACTCCCCAATTAGTTGGAAGTCCCCCCTCGTATGACTCATTATTCGAAGTCAGGAGCATGATATTATAATAAACCATGTAGTCTTTATGATTTACAACCGTATACTCAAGCGCACAATCATTTTCAGATATATCATATCTCTCTGCACTCGCTATGGTTTCATCCTCAGGACCGCAGCCAATATCGTATACCTTATCTATTGTAACCGTAAGATACTCGTTGTCGCACACAACATAATTGACTTCCCTGTAATTCTTTCCTCCACTTTCTGAATCTTTATCCCTGTTATGGATTATGATTCCTGCCGCGCCGCCGGCTACTACGGATGCCGCCA
This sequence is a window from Coprococcus eutactus. Protein-coding genes within it:
- a CDS encoding RNA polymerase sigma factor encodes the protein MTDEYGKYDVRALVARVVSGDMKAFEVIYQNTYRQVYYTCMSFLKNEQNVYDVMQDTYITALTHLQQLENPERITAWLNTIAVNKCRQFLGKKMPVQLDEATSTNLLEENDNFLPESYVLNAEKRKIILNIMQEELSAVQYQTIIMYYFDGMSTSEIAACMECPEGTVSYRLSAARGKIKAGVQRYENTSGVKLYSSGTTALLTAVFLAETQGLVIPNFLTSVFSAVFGAAAGTVLGTATGGAAVGTLTGGAAAGGAGGAATGVASAGVKTAGKLGLKGLFKTLKAKIVAGVVAASVVAGGAAGIIIHNRDKDSESGGKNYREVNYVVCDNEYLTVTIDKVYDIGCGPEDETIASAERYDISENDCALEYTVVNHKDYMVYYNIMLLTSNNESYEGGLPTNWGVQPNSTSKFYIVDSDGVTFFDLGRKPTVTSKILFCTLEDTTGNAGPFRAVDSVMVDVDLSGKGETESVNYTRNFHVDGEQVVTDNDQVKVTYLGTNVYDEIADKNYYSAWMNFYVENKTDHDLGVSVKGDNIAYDTPLRLMAGTTGYITSSMIDAGLDKEDNAVGNKEIVEGGEPFAVSVDVCDYTESYGGVTTYDIYVAEHGETAYRSISIDDYTNIYSGQFDMVKITQENVKEKTGSK